The Sphingomonas sp. So64.6b genome includes a region encoding these proteins:
- a CDS encoding DUF805 domain-containing protein: MEWMILPLKKYFQFSGRSRRKEYWMWVLFVVIAYVVLSILDSALGLGGRSSFSPSSGANPYGAGASVGGYVSGGVLASIFALATLIPGIAVSVRRLHDTDRSGWWLLAPVLPYLLGAIMLFAGAMGGGGFLAILGGIAMFVGFVTAIVLLVWYCMNGTKGPNRFGEDPKEDSVETLADTFA; this comes from the coding sequence ATGGAATGGATGATCCTGCCGCTCAAGAAATACTTCCAGTTCAGCGGCCGTTCGCGGCGCAAGGAATATTGGATGTGGGTGCTGTTTGTCGTGATCGCCTATGTCGTGTTGAGCATTCTCGATTCGGCGCTTGGCCTGGGCGGGCGCAGTTCGTTCAGCCCGAGCAGTGGCGCCAATCCGTACGGCGCGGGCGCGAGCGTCGGCGGGTATGTGTCCGGCGGGGTCCTGGCCAGCATCTTCGCGCTGGCCACGCTGATTCCGGGGATCGCGGTCAGTGTCCGGCGCCTGCATGATACCGATCGCAGCGGCTGGTGGCTCCTCGCGCCGGTCCTGCCTTATCTGCTCGGCGCGATCATGCTCTTCGCTGGCGCGATGGGCGGTGGCGGCTTTCTGGCGATCCTTGGCGGGATCGCGATGTTCGTCGGTTTCGTCACCGCGATTGTCCTGCTCGTCTGGTATTGCATGAACGGCACCAAGGGCCCGAACCGGTTCGGCGAGGATCCGAAGGAAGACAGCGTCGAAACGCTCGCGGATACGTTTGCGTAA
- a CDS encoding DUF805 domain-containing protein — MEWMILPLRKYFQFSGRSRRKEYWMWTLFVFVMGFVLGFVDTMLGLGGDAAPVANEPPATAIYNALISGGILSNIFTVLTIIPGIAVSVRRLHDVDRSGWWLLSWAFPVLIVLALLFSGYGQSAAILVISGIALLAFAIIGLMIFVWDCTDGTHGPNRFGEDPKDDGIESLAETFA, encoded by the coding sequence ATGGAATGGATGATCCTGCCGCTCAGGAAATATTTTCAGTTCAGCGGCCGTTCGCGGCGCAAGGAATACTGGATGTGGACCTTGTTCGTGTTCGTGATGGGCTTCGTGCTGGGTTTCGTCGATACGATGCTTGGACTTGGCGGCGACGCCGCGCCCGTCGCCAACGAGCCGCCGGCGACCGCGATCTACAATGCGCTGATATCCGGCGGCATATTGTCGAACATATTCACGGTGTTGACGATCATCCCGGGGATTGCGGTCAGTGTACGGCGCCTTCACGATGTGGACCGTAGCGGCTGGTGGCTTCTGTCCTGGGCATTTCCGGTGCTGATCGTGCTGGCATTGCTGTTTTCCGGTTACGGCCAGAGCGCCGCCATCCTGGTGATCAGCGGCATTGCGTTGCTTGCGTTCGCAATCATCGGCCTCATGATCTTCGTCTGGGACTGCACCGACGGGACGCATGGCCCGAACCGCTTCGGCGAGGATCCGAAGGACGACGGTATCGAAAGTCTCGCTGAGACTTTCGCTTAG
- a CDS encoding DUF2171 domain-containing protein codes for MGYQRNPRIAGQQGEYYGARDPQDTDRGYGFDRGGAYSSARDYAAAGEYGRDDDHYGPREYGHSRYAEREQRYAGQSGSQSGYRQQPYGQRAYRRDHGFQGSYASDGHRFTETDQPHDYGRDRGDNGQGYGGQGYGRQGYGRQPQGYDYEERGFFNRAGDEVRSWFGDEEAERRRELDSRYDERQGGNWTSPYARDDDYHNWRRSQIDALDRDYHEYRQENRSKFENEFGTWRNERQTQRSSLSKVAEHMEVVGSDDEHIGTVDKVRGDRIVLTKNDQDAGGRHHSIPSRWIDSVDDKIRVRKTAEQAKSHWRDEERNQAFFNEDQDGKADDGRIDDSRGPHVLNRSFSGTY; via the coding sequence ATGGGTTATCAACGCAATCCTCGCATCGCAGGGCAGCAGGGCGAATATTACGGCGCCCGCGACCCGCAGGATACCGATCGCGGTTATGGTTTCGACCGCGGCGGCGCTTATTCCAGCGCGCGCGATTATGCCGCAGCAGGCGAATATGGCCGCGACGACGATCACTACGGTCCGCGCGAATATGGCCATTCCCGCTATGCCGAGCGCGAGCAGCGTTATGCTGGACAATCCGGGAGCCAATCGGGCTATCGCCAACAGCCTTATGGCCAGCGCGCCTACCGGCGCGATCATGGTTTCCAGGGCAGCTACGCCTCCGACGGGCATCGCTTCACCGAAACCGATCAACCGCACGATTATGGCCGTGATCGAGGCGACAATGGCCAAGGCTATGGGGGCCAAGGCTATGGGCGCCAGGGCTATGGCCGTCAGCCCCAGGGTTATGACTATGAGGAACGCGGTTTCTTCAACCGGGCTGGCGATGAGGTTCGCTCCTGGTTCGGCGATGAGGAAGCGGAGCGTCGCCGCGAACTCGACTCGCGCTATGACGAGCGTCAGGGTGGCAACTGGACCAGCCCCTATGCGCGCGACGACGATTATCACAATTGGCGTCGCAGCCAGATCGACGCGCTCGATCGCGACTATCATGAATATCGCCAGGAAAATCGTTCGAAGTTCGAGAATGAGTTCGGCACCTGGCGCAACGAACGCCAGACACAGCGTTCGTCATTGTCGAAGGTGGCCGAGCATATGGAAGTGGTCGGTTCCGACGACGAGCATATCGGGACGGTCGACAAGGTACGCGGTGATCGCATCGTGCTGACCAAGAATGATCAGGATGCCGGCGGTCGTCACCATTCGATTCCGTCGCGCTGGATCGACAGCGTCGACGACAAGATCAGGGTGCGCAAGACCGCCGAACAGGCCAAGTCGCACTGGCGTGACGAAGAACGCAATCAGGCGTTCTTCAACGAGGACCAGGACGGCAAGGCAGACGACGGGCGGATCGATGACAGCAGGGGTCCGCACGTGTTGAACAGAAGCTTTTCGGGTACTTATTGA
- a CDS encoding neutral zinc metallopeptidase encodes MRLDDFDPNINVEDQRGQGGGGFNLGGGGGGGLLLGLIPLVFSRFGCAGVAVLVAVMFFFGGGLGSISQLSAPTAPVGQPQPRVADGTATAACTTDASARAACNAFSSADATWKQLLGSEFRAPKLVFFGGEGQSGCGAAQSAMGPFYCPSDQGIYLDTSFFAELADRFGAKGDFAQNYVIAHEFGHHIQNLLGTSDQVQSAMQRSSRTEGNALSVKLELQADCYAGVWAARNRDRMDPGDLEEGLTAAQAIGDDTLQRETQGRVVPDSFTHGSSAQRQAWLKRGLDSGDPRTCDTFGGPI; translated from the coding sequence ATGCGGCTCGACGATTTCGATCCCAACATCAATGTCGAGGATCAACGCGGCCAGGGTGGCGGCGGCTTCAACCTTGGCGGCGGTGGTGGCGGTGGACTGCTCCTCGGCCTGATTCCACTGGTATTCAGCCGCTTTGGCTGTGCCGGCGTCGCGGTGCTGGTCGCGGTGATGTTCTTCTTCGGCGGTGGCCTGGGCAGCATATCGCAACTCTCTGCCCCGACCGCGCCGGTCGGCCAGCCACAACCGCGCGTTGCCGATGGTACGGCCACTGCCGCCTGCACCACCGATGCGTCGGCCCGCGCCGCGTGCAATGCGTTCAGCTCGGCCGATGCCACATGGAAGCAATTGCTCGGCAGCGAGTTCCGCGCGCCCAAGCTCGTTTTCTTCGGCGGCGAGGGCCAGTCCGGCTGCGGCGCGGCGCAAAGCGCAATGGGGCCGTTCTATTGCCCGAGCGACCAGGGCATTTATCTCGATACCAGTTTCTTCGCGGAGCTCGCCGACCGCTTTGGGGCAAAGGGCGATTTCGCGCAGAATTACGTCATCGCGCATGAATTCGGCCATCACATCCAAAACCTGCTTGGCACCTCCGACCAAGTCCAGTCGGCAATGCAGCGCAGCAGCCGGACCGAGGGCAACGCGCTCTCGGTCAAGCTCGAGCTGCAAGCGGATTGCTATGCCGGCGTCTGGGCCGCGCGCAATCGCGACCGGATGGATCCGGGCGACCTGGAAGAAGGCCTGACCGCGGCGCAGGCGATCGGCGACGACACGCTGCAGCGTGAGACGCAAGGGCGTGTCGTACCGGACAGCTTTACCCATGGCAGTTCGGCGCAGCGTCAGGCCTGGCTCAAGCGCGGCCTCGACAGCGGCGACCCACGCACCTGCGACACGTTCGGCGGCCCTATCTGA
- a CDS encoding patatin-like phospholipase family protein yields MADTEPAPKPRRQAKALPLPDCVALVLQGGGALGSYQAGVIEGLAHNAIEIDWVAGISIGAVNAAIVAGNPPERRVERLSAFWDTVTGALPSFPIFPNDHLREFIHEWSAGFVAMTGVPGFFRPRMVSPVFATPGTPEAMSFYDSAPLKETLDALIDWDLLNHGPVRLSVGAVDVESGNFQYFDTTERTIDARHIMASGALPPGLPPIEIDGRLWWDGGLVSNTPLSHVLDHQTAEMLVFQIDLFSAATDKMKTIMDVMAREKEIRFSSRTREISTQLMRTRQDREAMRKVLAKLPEGMHDDPDVVALTARAAEDPVNLVHLIYRANAWEGGSRDFEFSARTMREHWEAGQQAVAETMANSRLVAANIQTGKSAAFDCTVR; encoded by the coding sequence ATGGCCGACACAGAACCCGCTCCGAAGCCGCGCCGTCAGGCCAAGGCGCTGCCGTTGCCCGATTGCGTGGCGCTGGTCCTACAAGGCGGTGGCGCGCTCGGCAGTTATCAGGCCGGGGTGATCGAGGGCCTGGCGCACAACGCCATCGAGATCGACTGGGTTGCGGGCATTTCGATCGGCGCGGTCAATGCCGCGATCGTGGCGGGTAATCCGCCGGAGCGGCGGGTCGAACGCCTCAGCGCCTTCTGGGACACGGTGACAGGCGCGTTGCCGAGCTTCCCGATCTTTCCCAACGACCACTTGCGCGAATTCATCCATGAATGGTCGGCCGGATTCGTTGCGATGACCGGCGTTCCAGGCTTCTTTCGTCCACGCATGGTTTCGCCGGTATTCGCCACGCCAGGCACACCCGAAGCGATGAGTTTCTACGATTCCGCGCCGCTGAAAGAGACGCTCGACGCCCTGATCGACTGGGATCTGCTCAACCATGGACCGGTTCGGTTGTCGGTCGGCGCGGTTGATGTGGAGAGCGGCAACTTCCAGTATTTCGACACGACCGAACGAACGATCGACGCACGCCATATCATGGCGTCGGGCGCGCTGCCGCCGGGCTTGCCACCGATCGAGATCGATGGCCGCCTGTGGTGGGACGGTGGCCTGGTCTCGAACACACCATTGTCGCACGTGCTCGATCATCAGACCGCTGAGATGCTGGTGTTCCAGATCGATTTGTTCTCCGCCGCGACGGACAAGATGAAGACCATCATGGACGTGATGGCGCGCGAAAAGGAAATCCGCTTTTCCAGCCGCACGCGTGAAATCTCGACCCAGTTGATGCGCACCCGGCAGGATCGCGAGGCGATGCGCAAGGTGCTCGCGAAACTGCCCGAGGGAATGCACGACGATCCCGATGTCGTCGCTCTGACCGCGCGAGCGGCGGAGGATCCGGTCAACCTCGTCCATCTGATCTACCGCGCCAATGCGTGGGAAGGCGGCAGCCGCGATTTCGAATTCTCCGCGCGGACCATGCGCGAGCATTGGGAAGCGGGCCAGCAGGCGGTGGCCGAAACGATGGCCAATTCGCGGCTGGTCGCGGCAAATATCCAAACCGGCAAAAGCGCCGCGTTCGATTGTACCGTGCGATAA
- a CDS encoding 3-hydroxybutyrate dehydrogenase: protein MFLKGKSAIITGSTSGIGLAYAKAFAAEGASVVINGFGDAGEIEKERAALEATSGAKALYDAADMTKPDQIAAMVARCHAEVGGPDIVVNNAGIQHVARIEDFPADKFEAIIKINLTSAWYLIQAAVPHMKAAKWGRIISTASAHSLVASPNKSAYVMAKHGIAGLTKTIALETATDGITVNCISPGYVWTPLVEGQIPDTMKARGLTREQVINDVLLDAQPTKEFVTPEQVAAFALFLCGDSAKSITGANLSIDGGWTAA from the coding sequence ATGTTTCTCAAAGGCAAGAGCGCGATCATTACTGGGTCCACATCGGGCATCGGGCTTGCCTATGCCAAGGCGTTCGCCGCCGAGGGCGCGAGCGTCGTGATCAACGGCTTTGGCGATGCGGGGGAGATCGAGAAGGAACGCGCCGCGCTTGAAGCGACGAGCGGCGCGAAGGCGCTCTACGACGCGGCCGACATGACCAAGCCCGACCAGATCGCGGCGATGGTGGCGCGTTGCCATGCCGAGGTCGGCGGGCCGGATATCGTCGTCAACAATGCCGGTATCCAACACGTCGCCAGAATCGAGGATTTTCCGGCCGACAAGTTCGAGGCGATCATCAAAATCAACCTCACCTCCGCCTGGTATCTGATCCAGGCCGCGGTACCGCACATGAAAGCGGCGAAATGGGGCCGGATCATCTCGACCGCCTCGGCCCATTCGCTCGTCGCGTCGCCCAACAAATCGGCTTATGTGATGGCCAAGCACGGCATCGCCGGCCTGACCAAGACGATCGCGCTGGAAACCGCGACCGATGGCATCACCGTCAATTGCATCTCGCCCGGCTATGTCTGGACGCCGCTGGTCGAGGGGCAGATTCCCGACACGATGAAGGCGCGTGGGCTGACGCGCGAGCAAGTGATCAACGACGTGCTGCTCGACGCTCAGCCGACCAAGGAATTCGTGACGCCGGAGCAGGTCGCCGCTTTCGCCCTGTTCCTGTGCGGCGATTCGGCCAAGTCGATCACCGGCGCAAATCTGTCGATCGATGGCGGCTGGACGGCTGCCTGA
- a CDS encoding DUF4893 domain-containing protein: MGLAACAALTACGSKGDRPATAAAPVTLDWRQVATDADRNRLRNWRQAWLAALTKARASGNTKALAAQGELFEPDRALADALPPSGAYRCRVFKIGSNGTATRDFTAYPWFECRVDAEGEVSSFYKTSGSQRPVGLAFHDSDMRGVFLGTMMIGDETTALDYGRDADRDMAGLIERVGDKRWRIVLPYPRFESMLDVVEIVPVS; encoded by the coding sequence TTGGGATTGGCCGCTTGTGCGGCGCTGACGGCGTGCGGTAGCAAGGGCGATCGTCCCGCCACTGCGGCGGCGCCCGTGACGTTGGATTGGCGGCAAGTGGCGACCGATGCCGATCGCAATCGGTTGCGCAACTGGCGGCAGGCCTGGCTCGCGGCGCTGACCAAGGCGCGCGCGTCTGGCAACACAAAGGCACTCGCGGCGCAGGGGGAGTTGTTCGAGCCCGATCGTGCCCTGGCCGACGCTCTGCCGCCATCGGGCGCATATCGCTGCCGTGTGTTCAAGATTGGCTCCAATGGTACGGCGACACGCGATTTTACCGCCTATCCGTGGTTCGAATGCCGCGTCGACGCCGAAGGCGAAGTGTCGAGCTTCTATAAGACCAGCGGATCGCAGCGCCCGGTGGGGCTGGCGTTTCACGATAGCGATATGCGCGGCGTGTTCCTCGGCACGATGATGATCGGCGATGAGACCACCGCGCTCGATTATGGGCGCGACGCCGATCGCGATATGGCTGGGCTGATCGAGCGGGTGGGAGACAAGCGCTGGCGGATCGTGCTGCCCTATCCGCGCTTCGAATCGATGCTCGACGTGGTGGAGATCGTGCCGGTTAGTTAG
- a CDS encoding cation diffusion facilitator family transporter — MSTVKEGGSNLVVLAALAANLGIAVAKFIAAGISGSSSMLTEGFHSVVDSLNQILLLYGQHRGKRPPDEDHPFGYGRELYFWAFVVAILIFAIGAGISVYEGYEHFIHPEALSNPTLNYVVLGVAFALEGTSWFIAMREFNLTRGEVSWWQSVRASKDPAGFIVLFEDSAALAGLIIAAIGIWASHYFNDARLDGIASIAIGAVLALVAVLLAREAKGLLIGEGADAAIVARVRAIVDGYPQVTAVNHVRTIHTAPNSIFVAISADFCDAVTMGEAETLIEHIETDLKAAEPMLSSIYIRPEKAENAPRIKVEPKTP, encoded by the coding sequence ATGTCGACAGTGAAAGAAGGCGGCTCCAATCTGGTCGTCCTGGCCGCGCTCGCCGCCAATCTCGGCATCGCGGTTGCCAAGTTTATCGCGGCGGGCATTTCGGGGTCGTCATCGATGCTGACCGAGGGTTTTCACTCGGTCGTCGACAGTCTCAACCAGATATTGCTGCTCTACGGCCAGCATCGCGGCAAGCGTCCGCCCGATGAGGACCATCCGTTCGGTTATGGTCGCGAGCTTTATTTCTGGGCGTTCGTCGTCGCGATCCTGATCTTCGCGATCGGTGCGGGCATCTCGGTCTATGAGGGTTATGAGCATTTCATTCACCCCGAGGCGCTGTCCAACCCGACGCTCAACTATGTCGTTCTCGGCGTCGCCTTCGCGCTGGAGGGGACATCATGGTTCATCGCGATGCGCGAATTCAACCTAACACGAGGCGAGGTCAGCTGGTGGCAGTCAGTTCGCGCATCGAAGGATCCGGCCGGCTTCATCGTGCTATTCGAGGACAGCGCTGCGCTGGCCGGCCTGATCATTGCCGCTATCGGCATTTGGGCCAGTCATTATTTCAACGATGCGCGGCTCGACGGCATCGCCTCGATAGCGATCGGTGCCGTGCTTGCGCTGGTTGCCGTCCTTCTGGCGCGCGAAGCCAAGGGGCTGCTGATCGGCGAAGGCGCCGACGCCGCGATCGTCGCCAGGGTCCGTGCGATCGTTGACGGTTATCCGCAGGTCACTGCGGTCAATCATGTCCGCACGATCCACACCGCACCCAATTCGATCTTCGTCGCGATCAGCGCCGATTTTTGCGATGCCGTGACGATGGGCGAGGCGGAGACGCTGATCGAACATATCGAGACGGACCTGAAGGCGGCGGAGCCGATGCTGTCGTCAATCTATATCCGCCCGGAAAAGGCCGAGAACGCGCCGCGCATCAAGGTCGAGCCGAAAACGCCCTAA
- a CDS encoding short-chain fatty acyl-CoA regulator family protein — MVDRKLFAGHAVRRLRRQAGLTQAAMSEVLTISPSYLNLVEKNQRPLSASLLVKLAESFDFDPRALAAGEPGGGESAIRRRLADPIFADLEIDRNEIEEWLAGAPGGAEAFARAYDRIGAGGEAVGAAAVDPFAEVRREIERWRGHFADLDGAAEGVADELRLGAGDLYGAIAERLRVKHQLTIRVLPVDVMPDLLRRTDLHARQLQLSETLDPASRTFAAAYQLAQIEARGEIEALAKGAGFAERPAERLYRRHLTGYFAAAVMMPYARFLRACEATGYDLELLQRRFGVGFEQIAHRLTTLQRVGARGLPFFMVRIDRAGQASKRFSGASGSPLAEADGRCPLWRLHHAFDRPGTLAVQLVELEDATRWLTLARTVTPQGRRYGAVPAEFAVGLGVAAEHARPLAVARGIDLQGEAALIGLGCRACLRSGCPQRSMPPYGRVLAMNERERGVSAFTFAGD; from the coding sequence ATGGTGGATCGCAAGCTTTTTGCCGGACATGCGGTGCGGCGGTTGCGGCGTCAGGCCGGGCTTACCCAGGCGGCGATGTCCGAGGTGCTGACGATCAGTCCGAGCTATCTCAATCTGGTCGAGAAAAACCAGCGGCCCTTGTCGGCGTCGCTATTGGTCAAGCTCGCGGAATCGTTCGATTTCGATCCACGCGCCTTGGCGGCTGGCGAGCCGGGTGGTGGCGAATCCGCGATCCGACGGCGGCTTGCCGATCCGATCTTCGCCGATCTGGAAATCGACCGTAACGAGATCGAGGAATGGTTGGCCGGCGCGCCTGGTGGCGCTGAGGCCTTTGCGCGCGCCTATGACCGGATCGGGGCGGGCGGCGAGGCTGTAGGGGCGGCAGCAGTCGATCCGTTCGCGGAGGTACGGCGCGAGATCGAGCGATGGCGCGGCCATTTTGCCGACCTCGACGGTGCGGCCGAAGGCGTGGCCGACGAATTGCGGCTTGGCGCTGGCGACCTTTATGGCGCGATCGCCGAACGGTTGCGCGTCAAGCACCAGCTGACCATTCGCGTATTGCCGGTCGACGTCATGCCGGACCTGCTACGCCGTACGGACCTTCATGCCCGGCAATTGCAGTTGAGCGAAACGCTCGATCCCGCCTCCCGCACCTTTGCCGCCGCTTATCAACTCGCGCAGATCGAAGCGCGTGGTGAGATCGAAGCGCTGGCCAAGGGTGCGGGCTTTGCCGAACGGCCGGCCGAGCGGCTCTACCGCCGTCATCTGACCGGCTATTTCGCCGCGGCGGTGATGATGCCCTATGCCCGCTTCCTGCGTGCGTGTGAGGCGACCGGTTATGATCTCGAGCTGTTGCAGCGGCGCTTCGGCGTCGGGTTCGAACAGATCGCGCACCGGTTGACAACGTTGCAGCGGGTCGGCGCGCGCGGCTTGCCGTTCTTCATGGTGCGGATCGACCGGGCCGGACAGGCCTCGAAGCGCTTTTCGGGCGCAAGCGGGTCGCCGCTGGCGGAAGCCGATGGGCGCTGTCCGCTTTGGCGGTTGCACCATGCGTTCGATCGTCCCGGCACACTCGCCGTGCAACTGGTCGAGCTGGAAGATGCGACGCGCTGGCTTACTTTGGCGCGGACGGTGACGCCGCAGGGACGGCGCTATGGTGCGGTTCCGGCGGAGTTCGCCGTTGGGCTTGGGGTCGCTGCCGAGCATGCGAGACCATTGGCTGTCGCCCGCGGCATCGATCTGCAGGGGGAGGCGGCGCTGATTGGCCTTGGTTGCCGCGCCTGTTTGCGGAGCGGCTGTCCACAGCGGTCGATGCCGCCGTATGGGCGGGTGCTGGCCATGAACGAACGCGAGCGTGGCGTCAGCGCTTTCACTTTTGCCGGAGATTGA
- a CDS encoding S41 family peptidase: protein MKRHRLGAILGMAAMASACGGGGTGATGGSSVATPTPTPTATSTPTPTAGTCSLRDRQDWAAAQLREWYLFPETLPASLDPSPYSTVDAYIDALTASARSQRRDRYFTYLTSIAEENAFYASGSSAGFGFRLGFDPSNRLFIAEAFENAPAQLAGAGRGTEIVAIGTTTANLRSVSAIVATEGGNGIVNALGPDTVGTARVLQLSGAGGNRTVTLTKTEYDIQPISPTYGAQVINDGGRKVGYVNLRTFISTADPALRTAFANFRAQGVTEVIVDLRYNGGGLVSIAELFGDLLGRNRSTSDVLGYTSFRPEKSAENDTRNFMTQPESIAPAKIAFIGTGGTASASEFVINAMIPYLHANAGLIGTNTYGKPVGQIAIDRSACDDRFRVIAFAIQNSARQGAYYNGLAGTVEASCQAPDDIGYQLGDPREASTRQALDFLAGRSCTPISAAVAATQRAQSAESQRELLMPTRPSTAQREVPGLF from the coding sequence ATGAAACGTCATCGGCTTGGCGCAATTCTGGGTATGGCTGCGATGGCGTCGGCCTGCGGCGGGGGTGGCACCGGGGCTACGGGTGGTTCCTCAGTCGCGACGCCGACACCCACGCCGACGGCCACATCAACGCCAACCCCGACCGCAGGGACGTGCTCGCTGCGCGATCGGCAGGATTGGGCGGCGGCTCAGCTGCGCGAATGGTATCTCTTCCCGGAAACGTTACCCGCCAGCCTCGACCCTTCACCTTATAGCACGGTCGATGCCTATATCGATGCGCTGACCGCGAGCGCGCGCAGCCAGCGGCGCGATCGATACTTCACCTATCTTACCTCGATTGCCGAAGAAAATGCATTTTACGCATCGGGGTCGAGTGCGGGTTTCGGCTTCCGTCTTGGCTTCGATCCTTCCAACCGCCTGTTCATCGCGGAAGCGTTCGAGAATGCCCCGGCCCAGCTTGCCGGTGCAGGGCGCGGTACCGAGATCGTGGCCATCGGCACGACCACCGCCAATCTTCGCTCGGTCAGCGCGATCGTCGCGACCGAAGGGGGCAACGGCATCGTCAACGCGCTTGGGCCAGACACTGTGGGCACGGCGCGCGTGCTGCAATTGTCGGGCGCGGGGGGCAATCGCACCGTTACCCTGACCAAGACCGAATATGACATTCAGCCGATATCGCCGACCTATGGCGCGCAGGTGATAAACGATGGCGGCCGCAAGGTCGGCTATGTCAATCTCCGCACTTTCATCAGCACCGCCGACCCGGCGCTTCGCACCGCCTTCGCAAATTTCCGCGCGCAGGGCGTGACCGAGGTGATTGTCGATCTCCGTTACAATGGCGGCGGCCTGGTCTCGATCGCGGAGTTGTTCGGGGACTTGCTGGGGCGCAATCGGTCGACCTCGGACGTGCTTGGCTACACCAGTTTTAGGCCCGAAAAATCGGCCGAAAATGATACGCGTAATTTCATGACACAGCCGGAATCGATTGCGCCCGCGAAGATTGCCTTTATCGGTACTGGTGGAACAGCTTCGGCCAGCGAGTTCGTGATCAATGCAATGATCCCGTACCTCCATGCCAATGCCGGCCTGATCGGCACCAACACTTATGGCAAGCCGGTTGGCCAGATTGCGATCGATCGGTCCGCGTGTGACGATCGTTTCCGTGTAATCGCCTTCGCAATACAGAATTCGGCGCGTCAGGGGGCTTATTATAACGGCCTTGCGGGCACGGTCGAGGCGAGCTGTCAGGCGCCCGACGACATCGGTTACCAACTCGGCGATCCGCGCGAGGCATCGACGCGCCAGGCGCTCGACTTCCTCGCCGGGCGAAGCTGTACGCCGATTTCGGCGGCGGTCGCGGCCACCCAGCGTGCGCAATCGGCCGAAAGCCAGCGGGAGTTGCTTATGCCGACGCGACCGAGCACCGCTCAGCGCGAAGTGCCAGGTCTGTTCTAA